The Bubalus kerabau isolate K-KA32 ecotype Philippines breed swamp buffalo chromosome X, PCC_UOA_SB_1v2, whole genome shotgun sequence genome has a segment encoding these proteins:
- the NSDHL gene encoding sterol-4-alpha-carboxylate 3-dehydrogenase, decarboxylating isoform X3 — protein MEQAAGEPTRTCLTEDIPKDLYPALKGVSTVFHCASPPPSNNNKELFYRVNYIGTKNVIETCKEAGVQKLILTSSASVTFEGVDIKNGTEDLPYAMKPIDYYTETKILQEKAVLGAHDPEKNFLTTAIRPHGIFGPRDPQLVPILIEAAKKGKMKFMIGNGKNLVDFTFVENVVHGHILAAEHLSQDTALGGKAFHITNDEPIPFWTFLSRILTGLNYEAPKYHIPYWLAYYLALLVSLLVMVISPVIQLQPTFTPMRVALAGTFHYYSCEKAKKLMGYRPLVTMDDAVDKTVRSFHHLRKVM, from the exons GACCTGTACCCAGCTCTGAAAGGTGTAAGCACAGTTTTCCACTGTGCATCGCCCCCACCATCCAATAACAACAAGGAACTCTTTTATAGAGTGAATTACATTGGCACCAAGAATGTCATTGAAACCTGCAAAGAGGCTGGGGTTCAG AAACTCATTTTAACCAGCAGTGCCAGTGTCACCTTTGAGGGTGTTGACATCAAGAATGGAACTGAAGACCTCCCTTATGCCATGAAACCCATTGACTACTACACGGAGACAAAGATCTTACAAGAGAAA GCAGTCCTGGGTGCCCATGATCCCGAGAAGAATTTCCTGACCACAGCCATCCGCCCTCATGGTATTTTTGGCCCAAGGGACCCCCAGTTAGTCCCCATTCTCATTGAGGCAGCCAAGAAAGGCAAGATGAAGTTCATGATTGG GAACGGAAAGAACTTGGTAGACTTTACCTTTGTGGAGAACGTGGTCCACGGACACATCCTGGCTGCAGAGCACCTCTCCCAGGACACCGCCTTGGGTGGGAAG GCTTTTCACATCACCAACGACGAGCCCATCCCCTTCTGGACTTTCCTGTCCCGAATCCTGACAGGCCTCAATTACGAAGCCCCCAAGTACCACATCCCCTACTGGCTGGCCTACTATCTAGCCCTCCTTGTGTCCCTCCTGGTGATGGTGATCAGTCCTGTCATCCAGCTTCAGCCCACTTTCACGCCCATGCGGGTTGCACTGGCCGGCACTTTCCACTACTACAGCTGCGAGAAAGCCAAAAAACTCATGGGCTACCGGCCGCTGGTCACCATGGATGATGCTGTGGACAAGACCGTGAGGAGCTTTCACCACCTGCGCAAGGTCATGTGA